The Polaribacter sp. Q13 sequence AAAGCACATTAACTAACTATAAAAGCGGAATGAAAGTATTAAAATTTATCTTTTTTGCCTGTATTATAAGTCAATTTACCTCATGTAAAAATAATTCCGAAGGAAAAGTAAAGGAGGACGTTGTACAGGATACGACACTATTTAACAGTTCAGATGCGTCTTTGGTGAATTACGAAATTCCAGAATGGTATAAAGATGCTAAAATAGGCTATTGGGCTACTTGGGGCGTGTATTCTGTACCTGCCTATGCTGGAGATCATGCTGCAGAATGGTATGGCAGATGGATGTATACTGTTGATGACGGTTCTGGAGAAAAAAAAGGAAAAACATTTGATCAAAGAGGTTTAAAAACCGCAGCATTTCATAAAGAAAAATATGGAGATCCAGCTGTTTTTGGTTACAAAGACTTTATTCCGATGTTTAAGGCAGAAAAATGGAATGCCGATGAATGGGCAAATTTATTTGAAGAAGGTGGCGCTAAATTTTTTGTTTTTATGGCGATGCATCATGATAATTTTTGTTTGTGGGATTCAGAGACTCAACCCTACAATTCCGTTAAAATGGGGCCGAAAAGAGATTTTACTGCAGAAATGAAAATTGCAGTGAAGAAAAAAGGGATGCATTTTGGAGTTTCTAACCATTCTGCTTGGAATGGTAGTTTTTTTGAATACAATCACATCAATGGTTTTGATGGTTTAAAGAAAGAAAATCAAGGTTTGTATGGTACCGGAAAAGTTGATTCATTAGCGATAGATCGCTGGTGGAAAACTACTATTGAATTGGCAGATAAATACCAACCAGATTTATACTATTTTGATTGGGGATGGAATTTAAAACCTTTTCAAGAAAAGCATCGAAGAAAATTTTTAACGCATTATTATAACAAAGCTTTAGAATGGGGGAAAGGAAAGTATCCTGCTCCAAATGTTGTTGTAAACTATAAAAACAGAGCAAAGTTACCTGTAGGATCTGCTGTTTTAGATTTAGAACGTGGTGGTATGAAAGAAATAGAGAAAGAATTGTGGCAAAATGATACTTCATTGGGGTTAAAAAGTTGGTCTTATGCAATGGATGAAGAGTACCGTTCTGCAAATCAAGTGGTAGATATGTTGATGGATATTATTAGTAAAAATGGTGTTTTATTACTGAATATTGGTCCCAAAGCAGATGGTAGTATTCCGCATGAAGCTGCTATCCCAATAAAAGAAATAGGAGCATGGTTAAAAATTAATGGTGAAGCAGTTTACGCAACCAGACCATGGGAAATATTTGGAGAAGGACCAACGGTACCTAATGAGAAAATGCACGGAGATCAAGTGGAATATACATCCAAAGACATTCGTTTTACAAAAAGTAAGGATGATAAAAATTTATTTGTTACATTTTTAGGTTGGCCTTCCAATGATGCGATTGTTACTTCTTTAAAATCTGAAATAATTGATTTAACTTCCTTAGAAAAAGTTACCTTGTTGTCAAATAATGAAGCAATTAAATGGAATCAAAAAACAGATGGATTGCATTTTTATTTACCTCAGAAAATTGATAAAAATGATTCTGCATATGCTTTAAAATTAGAGTTTAAGGAAACAGTACCACAGTTTAGAAAATAATGAAATAAATGATATTTATGAACTATAATAGTAATTATTTAAAATTGGGATTTCTTTTCCTATTCGTATTCTTTTTTACAGGAATAAAAGCACAAAATAAAGCAGTAAAAACGCCAAATGTAATTGTTATTCTTGCTGATGATATTGGGTATGCAGATGTAGGATTTCAAGAAAATACTTCACTTGGTATTCAAACTCCAAATTTAGATAAGTTAGCAAAAAAAGGTATCGTTTTTAGTAATGCATATGCCTCTGCTGCTGTTTGCAGTAATTCTAGATTAGGCCTTTCTACAGGTCGTTATCAACAAAGATGGGGAGCTTACTATTATGGTCAGGGAGGATTGCCAAGCAACGAATTTACTATTGCAGAAATGATGCAAGAAGCCGGATACAAAACCATGAAGGTTGGGAAGACTCATTTAAACGGTGGGCCAAAATCAGATCCTATGAAACATGGATTTGATCATTGGTTAGGCTTTAAAAGTCATTCATATGATTATTTCTTGTTGAGTCAAAAAGATGTTGATGCTTACAATAAAAAATCTCCGGGAAGTGCTGCAAAAGCAAAAATGATACCTTTTGGGCCTTTAATTCGCGATAGTAAAACAGTAGAATCGTATGAGAATACAAACACCACAGAAGTGTTTACAAATGAGTCTGTTAAATTTATTGAAAGTGCCAATGAAAAACCTTTTTATCTGCAATTAGAATACAACGCGTTGCATACACCGTTATACAAAGCACCGGAAGCAATGCGCGAAAAGTATGCAATTCCGGCTCGTTCTTTTAATAGAGATGATAAAGTTTGGGAATATCCACATTGGGATCCAATTATTGAACCTGATTACTCTAAATGGTATAGTGAAACCTGTCATTTAGGAATTGCAGATCCTTATGGGCGTAAAATTTATTTAGCACATTTGGAATATATGGATATGATGATTGGTAAAATTGTAAAGGCTTTAAAAAAGAAAGGAATTTTAGATAATACCATTATTGTTTTTTCTTCGGATAATGGCGGGTCAAACCAATCTTATGCAAATAATTTACCAATTAATTCATACAAATATTGTTTGATGGATGGAGGAATTAAAGTTCCTATGTTTATACATTGGCCAAATGGAATCGCTAAAAATAAAAAAGTAGATGCACTTATTACGCATCGCGATTTATATGCGAGTCTTTCTGAATTAACAGGAATAGCTCCTAAAAAGAAGTTAGACGGTAAGAGTCTTTTTCCGTTGTTTAAAGGGGGTGAAAAAGAAATACATAACGAACCTTTATTTTGGGATTCTGGTGATAAAGAAAAAAATTGGGTAGTGCGTTCTAACAATTGGAAATTAGTTTATAGAAACGAATCTAAAAACTATGCTTCTTATGTTTTGGATAAAAAAGGATTGGTTACAGGACTAACTGAAGAGCCTATTCCTGCTGGTTATCAACTTTATGATTTAAATAAAGATCCTTATGAAACACAAAATATAGCAAGTGTAAATACAGCAAAAGTAGCTGAAATGAAAAAGCTATATACCGATTGGCGAGCGCAAATGGGGAAACCAATTAGAGGTAGTAAAGCGAAATAAATGTATTTAATTAAGCATGTTAAAGGGGGGCATTTTAAGATATCGAGCATTTTTCTTTACTGCGTCTTTACACGATATTTCTATAATTCAAATTTACCAAAAAAAGATGCTGAAGCCTGTTTGTTTTAGTTCGGAAAAAAAAATGAACAGTTTTGTTATTTATTAATAATAGATATTATTTTGTTTTAAAATAAATTACTTGTTGCTAGTACTTATTTCTTAGTGGTTTTTATCTTTTTTATGTTAGGTTAAATTTGCTAAATTGTGTTTTTTTAAATGTATAATATATTTCAATGAGTTTAAAGATGATAAAAATACAACCGTATAGAGAAGAAAATGTAGTTTATCATGCAGACACCTGTGCTGCTCTGATTAATGCAGCAGATAGAAAAAAAATAGAATTAAATGCGTTGGGTAGGTATACATATCCTGGTGAACGATTAGGCGATGAAACAATAGGATTAAATAGTGTTGGATGTTGGAATGCAAATGAGTCTCAAGATTGGGGATTAGATTGGCATAGGAATGAAGGGATTGAATTTCATTTTTTAGAATCTGGTTCAATGCCGTATGCTCAAGAGGATAAAGAAATGTTATTAACGCCAAACCATTTAACAATCACACGTCCTTGGGAAGTACATAAAGTTGGGAATCCTACTATTGGAATGGGAAAATTTTATTGGCTAATTATTGATTTAGGAGTAAGAAGACCTCATCAAGAATGGGTTTGGCCTAAATGGATTTCTCTTACAGAAAAGGACCTCTTAAGATTATCAATTATTTTAAGACAGAACGAAAAAATGGCATGGAAAACCGATAAAAAAATTCTGGAATGTTTTAAAAAGATTGAACAAGCTATTAAGACTTTTGATAAAGGGAAAAAGGCTTCTAAATTAAGGGTTTTAATTAACTATTTATTGGTTCTTGTTCTAGAGTTGTTAGATACAGATGATGTGGTTTTAAATGAATCGTTAACAGATAGTTCTAGAAGTGTATCCTCTTTTTTAAAAGAATTAGACAATGATTTGTCGCGAGATTGGACCGTTAAAAGTATGTCTGATTCTGCAGGAGTAGGAGTAACCCGTTTAACACATCATTGCAAACGACTAACGAATTTAACACCCATGAAATATTTATTTATCAGACGGTTAGAAATGGCTAAAAAAATACTTCAAGAAGATAACGGGCTTACTATAAGTGAAATTGCCTATAAATGTGGGTTTTCTAGTAGTCAATATTTTTCTACAATTTTTAAAAAGTATGAAAAATGTACGCCAAAAGAATATCAGCTAGAAAAAAAGTTAGTATCTCTTTAAATAATTTGTGCAATATTTTTCACTGAATTAAAAAACACATAAAGCGAACTTTTATTATGTAATTTACACAATGTTTAAAAATTAACTATAAAAACTACGTAAATCTCAATAAATATGAAGGAAATTAATAAAAGCCGTCTTTTTTTAGCTAGCTGTTTGGCTTTAATTGTTACTGCAATGACATTTGCAATTAGAGTAAGATTAGAAACAGTATTTGGTCCAGAGGGA is a genomic window containing:
- a CDS encoding alpha-L-fucosidase yields the protein MKVLKFIFFACIISQFTSCKNNSEGKVKEDVVQDTTLFNSSDASLVNYEIPEWYKDAKIGYWATWGVYSVPAYAGDHAAEWYGRWMYTVDDGSGEKKGKTFDQRGLKTAAFHKEKYGDPAVFGYKDFIPMFKAEKWNADEWANLFEEGGAKFFVFMAMHHDNFCLWDSETQPYNSVKMGPKRDFTAEMKIAVKKKGMHFGVSNHSAWNGSFFEYNHINGFDGLKKENQGLYGTGKVDSLAIDRWWKTTIELADKYQPDLYYFDWGWNLKPFQEKHRRKFLTHYYNKALEWGKGKYPAPNVVVNYKNRAKLPVGSAVLDLERGGMKEIEKELWQNDTSLGLKSWSYAMDEEYRSANQVVDMLMDIISKNGVLLLNIGPKADGSIPHEAAIPIKEIGAWLKINGEAVYATRPWEIFGEGPTVPNEKMHGDQVEYTSKDIRFTKSKDDKNLFVTFLGWPSNDAIVTSLKSEIIDLTSLEKVTLLSNNEAIKWNQKTDGLHFYLPQKIDKNDSAYALKLEFKETVPQFRK
- a CDS encoding sulfatase — encoded protein: MNYNSNYLKLGFLFLFVFFFTGIKAQNKAVKTPNVIVILADDIGYADVGFQENTSLGIQTPNLDKLAKKGIVFSNAYASAAVCSNSRLGLSTGRYQQRWGAYYYGQGGLPSNEFTIAEMMQEAGYKTMKVGKTHLNGGPKSDPMKHGFDHWLGFKSHSYDYFLLSQKDVDAYNKKSPGSAAKAKMIPFGPLIRDSKTVESYENTNTTEVFTNESVKFIESANEKPFYLQLEYNALHTPLYKAPEAMREKYAIPARSFNRDDKVWEYPHWDPIIEPDYSKWYSETCHLGIADPYGRKIYLAHLEYMDMMIGKIVKALKKKGILDNTIIVFSSDNGGSNQSYANNLPINSYKYCLMDGGIKVPMFIHWPNGIAKNKKVDALITHRDLYASLSELTGIAPKKKLDGKSLFPLFKGGEKEIHNEPLFWDSGDKEKNWVVRSNNWKLVYRNESKNYASYVLDKKGLVTGLTEEPIPAGYQLYDLNKDPYETQNIASVNTAKVAEMKKLYTDWRAQMGKPIRGSKAK
- a CDS encoding helix-turn-helix transcriptional regulator, which translates into the protein MIKIQPYREENVVYHADTCAALINAADRKKIELNALGRYTYPGERLGDETIGLNSVGCWNANESQDWGLDWHRNEGIEFHFLESGSMPYAQEDKEMLLTPNHLTITRPWEVHKVGNPTIGMGKFYWLIIDLGVRRPHQEWVWPKWISLTEKDLLRLSIILRQNEKMAWKTDKKILECFKKIEQAIKTFDKGKKASKLRVLINYLLVLVLELLDTDDVVLNESLTDSSRSVSSFLKELDNDLSRDWTVKSMSDSAGVGVTRLTHHCKRLTNLTPMKYLFIRRLEMAKKILQEDNGLTISEIAYKCGFSSSQYFSTIFKKYEKCTPKEYQLEKKLVSL